AGTATGGCTGGCATCAGAGATAAACTTATTCACGACTATTTTGGAGTGAACATTGATATCATTTGGTATGTATGTGTTGACGAGTTGCCAAAAGTTGCTGTTTCCATAGAAAAAATTCTGCAAAATGATCAAAATAATTGAAATGGTTAACCTTATGAAAGAAGAAATTCTAAAAGAAAAGCACCCGGGCCCAAAGCCTGACATCATGAAATACGCTGGCATGCTAAGTGACCTGAGTCCTGAAGACAGTGAGCTTTTTGAACAGGCTGTCCAGAGAAAGAGTATGTTTGGAGGCCGGGAAGTGGAGTTATGAACAAGGCGTTTTTTGATACAATCAAGGATAGTTCATGACAGACACAGGTCCGGCCCAGCTGTTCCATAACAGGCAGTGGGAGTACTCCTACAAAACTTCCTCCTTAAGACCAGACGGCAGTCCAGTCAGTATCCTTCACGATTTTTACATCCCTGTCCTTAAACGAAGTAAATCCTATGACCGGGTAGCAGGCTATTTCCGTTCATCATCTCTCGCTGTAGCCTCCCAGGGCTTTTCAGCATTTGCCGACTCCGGGGGCAGAGTGAGAATGATTGTGGGGGCAGACCTGGACCAGGAAGACGTTGCAGCCATTCTAAGAGGTGATGAACAACGGGCTATTCAGAAATTAAGCCATGAGCTTGATAGCCCACATAACTGGCCCGAAGATGTCAGGCGCGGAGTGGAGCTTTTGTGCTGGATGGTGGCCAGGGAGATACTTGAGGTGTGCGTTGCCTTCAGGGTGCATGGTCAAACAGGCAAGCCTGTTCCATTTGATTCAATTGAAGATGGCTATGTCCATGAGAAGTGGGCGGTTTTTACCGATGCCTCTGACAGCAGGATGTATATCTCAGGTTCTTTGAATGAATCCCGCAGGGCTCTCATGCATAACGCAGAGAACATCACCCTGCATACCGACTGGTGGGGACCTGCAGACCGGGAGCGTATTGACCAGGCGCAGAAATCATTCAACCAGCTCTGGAAGGATGAAAACCCGTTCATCAGGGTGTTTAAGCTGCCTGAAGCGGTCAGGCAGAAACTTATCCAGATAGGCCTGGATAATGACAAGCCGGTTGAAATTGATGGGTCCTCAGAGTCGGTTAGCGACACGCCCAGGCCTTCCTCAATGGAGCTCTTAAAGTGTGCCTTGATCAAAGACGGCCCCAGGCTTCCGGGTGGTCGATTTGTGGGCATGGAAACAGCGCCGGTCAAGCCCTGGCCGCATCAGGAAGTTGTTTCTAATCGGCTCATCAGCACCTGGCCTTACAGTTATCTTCTGTGTGATGAGGTCGGTCTTGGCAAGACCATTGAAGCTGGCCTGGCCATTCGCTCCCTTTATCTGTCCGGACTGGTCAAAAGGGTCCTGGTTGCTGCTCCTGCAAGTCTTACCCTGCAATGGCAAAGAGAGATGGCCGAGAAATTCTTTCTGCCGTTTGCCAGGGTCAAGGGTGGAAGTGGATTTAATCATGAGTGTATCTTCCCGGAAGAACAGGAGATGCAGTCCGCTCAAATGTATGGTCCAGACCTTTGTATTGTTTCCACAGGCTTGATGACCAGAACTGAACGTATAAACCAGCTCAAAAGAGCTGAGCCTTTTGATATTGTTCTTGTTGACGAAGCCCACTACGCCCGGAGGAAAAATCCCAGAGACGGAGAAAGGAGCTTTCCCCGTTTTGGCCGTCTTTATGAAACAATCAGGGGTGTTCTGAGTCCATCCGGCAAATGCCTGTGGCTGGCTACGGCCACGCCCATGCAGCTGGACTGGATAGAAGTTTTTGATCTCATCAGCCTTTCCAGGCGTATCGCACACTTTCAGAAAGATCCCGCCCTGACCTGGACATATTACAATGCCCTTGCCAGTCTTATTCATGAAGAGGAGCCTGATTCTCATGAGTGGGAGCTTTTACGTTCGTCCTTAAGCTCAGTCAAAAGGTATGATCCTCTTTTGTGGAGTTTTCTTGAAAATGCAGTCATAGACGGACGCATCAAGACATCAGTCAGGATCTGGCTGGAACACGGCCGCATCCCCCGCGGACTGGACCGCAAAAATATTCTTAAGGTGATTTTTGCCGCAGCTCCCCTGTCCAGAGTTATGCTTCGTCATACAAGGCCATTACTGGAAATCTACAGGCAGCAGGGAAAGCTTGAAGCCAACCTGGCCAGACGGGAGATTCTGCCTGTTCCTTCTCTGGTTTTGACTGGACCAGAAAAGGAAGTCTATGACGAACTGGAAAGTTACTGTCGTGAACTTACCAGAAAAATTTCATCCAATACCTCTCAAAAACAGTGGACAACCA
The nucleotide sequence above comes from Desulfonatronovibrio magnus. Encoded proteins:
- a CDS encoding helicase-related protein, with amino-acid sequence MTDTGPAQLFHNRQWEYSYKTSSLRPDGSPVSILHDFYIPVLKRSKSYDRVAGYFRSSSLAVASQGFSAFADSGGRVRMIVGADLDQEDVAAILRGDEQRAIQKLSHELDSPHNWPEDVRRGVELLCWMVAREILEVCVAFRVHGQTGKPVPFDSIEDGYVHEKWAVFTDASDSRMYISGSLNESRRALMHNAENITLHTDWWGPADRERIDQAQKSFNQLWKDENPFIRVFKLPEAVRQKLIQIGLDNDKPVEIDGSSESVSDTPRPSSMELLKCALIKDGPRLPGGRFVGMETAPVKPWPHQEVVSNRLISTWPYSYLLCDEVGLGKTIEAGLAIRSLYLSGLVKRVLVAAPASLTLQWQREMAEKFFLPFARVKGGSGFNHECIFPEEQEMQSAQMYGPDLCIVSTGLMTRTERINQLKRAEPFDIVLVDEAHYARRKNPRDGERSFPRFGRLYETIRGVLSPSGKCLWLATATPMQLDWIEVFDLISLSRRIAHFQKDPALTWTYYNALASLIHEEEPDSHEWELLRSSLSSVKRYDPLLWSFLENAVIDGRIKTSVRIWLEHGRIPRGLDRKNILKVIFAAAPLSRVMLRHTRPLLEIYRQQGKLEANLARREILPVPSLVLTGPEKEVYDELESYCRELTRKISSNTSQKQWTTSLGFYLSFLRLRLASSTYAIKETIRRRLDKVRTTLRSIDAKDVLAADIEEHDNVYGYGEDSDEVIVESLLKNRTSDDLIWEEKKLVKLLDLAGNISDMPLKMVELLRVLEGRRRNVPGRIRQTVVFTRFYDTLTDIVGRLRAINPEMRIGEYSGQGGRYVHPESSRYTGTNREHIKHLFLRDEIDILICTDAAAEGLNLQTADLIINYDLPWNPMKVEQRIGRIDRIGQSHQRIFVLNFCYAGSAEQIVYDRLLKRLAQTVGVVGPQQLSMLPVTEDEFSQLASGELKEDTLFKRALRRAREQQSRSANIEVPAQDLYEIYLRMKSMQDKAALPVSLDDIWDFLSGSEYLQSLGARISKKNMLHLGGEHGGYPDTILTTDRSLYEKGTPDIEEPIHFASYGDPVFDKVVTLFDSFDLPQCVKRLERQVQDTNANLVVYVVCCLNSQGEPETRLVKKYSDVKDMILHEGASPDDIALQKAQHELHGIMRQDFDSTRSIGNIIEDNERAGTAHEVFNLLVADSMLPGLNFSMNDNFWQMISYMDGIIPERETLIAPDISTDLLRIIQDSLLFDISVPRAGDKASPVLPSYLIKSALDQACRVADSLREKKSELSIGKVKTRIQAEIKDILRK